In Rana temporaria chromosome 3, aRanTem1.1, whole genome shotgun sequence, a single window of DNA contains:
- the PCNA gene encoding proliferating cell nuclear antigen, with amino-acid sequence MFEARLVQGSILKKVLEALKDLIDEACWDITSSGISLQSMDSSHVSLVQLTLRSDGFDTYRCDRNQSIGVKMSSMSKILKCAASEDIITLRAEDNADTVTMVFESPNQEKVSDYEMKLMDLDVEQLGIPEQEYSCVIKMPSGEFARICRDLSQIGDAVVISCAKDGVKFSASGELGTGNVKLSQTSNVDKEEEAVTIEMNEPVQLTFALRYLNFFTKATPLSPSVTLSMSADIPLVVEYRIADMGHVKYYLAPKIEDEEAS; translated from the exons ATGTTTGAGGCCAGACTAGTGCAGGGCTCCATCCTGAAGAAGGTGTTGGAGGCGCTGAAGGATCTGATCGATGAGGCGTGCTGGGACATCACCTCCAGCGGGATCAGCCTGCAGAGCATGGATTCCTCTCACGTCTCCCTAGTGCAGCTCACCCTCCGCTCCGACGGCTTCGACACTTACCGCTGTGACCGCAACCAGTCCATCGGGGTGAAGATGAGCAG TATGTCCAAAATCCTGAAATGTGCTGCCAGCGAGGATATCATCACTCTAAGAGCAGAGGACAATGCAGACACAGTCACCATGGTGTTTGAGTCACCCA ATCAAGAAAAGGTGTCTGACTATGAAATGAAGCTGATGGATTTAGATGTTGAGCAGTTGGGAATCCCG GAACAAGAGTACAGCTGTGTTATAAAGATGCCGTCTGGAGAGTTTGCACGTATCTGCAGAGATCTTAGTCAGATTGGTGATGCAGTTGTCATCTCTTGTGCAAAGGATGGAGTAAAATTTTCTGCAAGTGGGGAGCTGGGAACAGGAAATGTTAAGCTATCCCAGACTTCAAATGTGGATAAAGAGGAAGAAGCT GTCACAATAGAAATGAATGAGCCAGTCCAGCTAACCTTTGCTTTGCGATATCTGAATTTCTTCACCAAAGCAACACCCTTGTCTCCATCAGTGACACTCAGCATGTCGGCAGATATCCCTCTAG tgGTGGAATACAGAATTGCAGATATGGGTCATGTGAAATACTATCTGGCTCCTAAGATCGAGGATGAAGAAGCTTCCTAA